The Mucilaginibacter gracilis genomic interval TCTCGTTTACATAGTTGTCCGAAGTCGGAGACATTCGGACAGCTATGTAAACGAATAACTTGAGAAATTATAAACCCCAATTATTTAGCATATTTGAACATGATAGATATTTCAGTTTACAAACTTTATAGTGGAGTTTTTAAATTAAATGATAAAATTTATTTGGCTATTTTCGGAGGATTAATAATAGCAAGGGGATGTTTGCGGGTTTTTGACGCCAGCAATGAGATTAAAGCTGATTTCGACATCTGTATAAGCATGTTGGGATTGTTGCTTTTTACACAAAAGTTTTTGATGAAATTTACCAATTTGTGGTTTAGTATTTGTTGGTTTCTTTTGACGATAGTATTTGGTTTAATTGGTGGTGAGACTTTGAGCTTTTACAACTTATTTTTGTTTTTTCTTTACCATATAATACGGTTTCTTTTTATAACTGTTTACAAAAAGGAGTTTGTACCACCGGTAACCTATAGAAGCTCTTATGAGATTGTCTCTGATGAATGGGCAGGAAGGTCGACTGAGGATGAAGATATTAAATATAAACGTATTCTTCTTATTGCTGCGATTGTTGTCTTGTGGCTTAGTGCGAAATATAGCTCAGGATATTGATTCCCCATCGCTCCCGCCAGCGTCCGCGATTGTGGTAAAAATGCTAAGTAAACCACAAGCGCGGACGCTGGCGGGAGAGGTGGGGACCCCCCGCTATTCGTAGACTCTGTCTACGAATCCCTATGCTTGTAGTCTCCGACTACAGGAAGATAGCATAATACCTAATCAGGCTGCTCCCGCATAGGTACTCGCTTATGGTAACTATGTTAAAAGTAAGCAACAAACTGTATAAAAACAAGCCACTAACGCTTAATAGAGTTTCTAAGCAAACCCAGCTTAAAACAAAAAAACGGAAGCGTTTGCCGCTCCCGTCCTGTAATTTCATCAAATATTTTCCTGCCGAATAGTAGCCTTACTTTCCCGTTCCGGCGGGTGCTTTTACGGCGGTTTTGCCGCTAAAAATTTCGGTTAGTTTATTGGTAAGGTCGGTACCTTCCAGGTTTTTGGCAATAATTTTTCCTTCCGGGTCTAACAAAAAGTTTTGCGGAATGGCGCGCACACCGTATAAGGCGGCGGCTTCGTTACCCCAATATTTAAGGTCGGTAACCTGTGTCCAGGCCAGGCCGTCTTTTTCAATGGCGGCAAGCCATTTTTCACGACCGGTTGGCTGATCTAACGACACGCCCAGGATGGTGAAATTTTTATCCTTAAACTGGTTGTAAGCCTTAACCACGTTAGGGTTTTCGGCACGGCAAGGGCCGCACCATGATGCCCAAAAATCAATCAGCAAATATTTGCCTTTGAACGATTCTACCGAGATAGCTTTGCCATCCTTGTCGTTTTGTGCAAAAACAGGGGCCTTGGCACCAATGGCAACCAATTTTAATTTAGGTATTAAAGTGGCATAATATTTACCCTGGGTAGAGGTTTTCAGCTCGTCCGAAAGGATGTTATACACCGGCTCCAAATCGCTGGCTTCGGGGTAATAGCCGCCCACATCCTGCAAAGCGTTTAAACTCACCCACGATTTTGGATGCGCTTTGATAAACGCCGCCACAACCTTTTTCTTTTCGGCATCAATGGCGTTGTATTTCTTTTCGTATTCTTTTTGCAGTTCGGGGGTTTGCTTCTCTTTAGGTACAGCGTTTTCTTCGGCCTCAACTTTTTGGCTTTGGTCGGCAAATGGCTTGGTAGCAGCGGTTAACAATTCGTTGTCTTTATTATTCGCTCCGCCGGTAACCGTAGTTTTAGCAACCGAATCGGCAGCGCTTAACACTATGGTAGCAGGCTCGGCATAAAAGCGGGTAACATCAACCTTGCGGGTGTGCCTAATTACCTCAAAAGTTTCGCCTTTGTGGGCCAAAACAAGCGTTGCCTTTACGGGGCTGGCCACTGTGCCCTTAAACTCAAAAGCACCGTTAACAACCGTTGCCGAATCGGTAACGTTGGTAGTACCGTTGTTATATAACAAAAAGGCTTTTTCTTGCCCGGTAGCTTTATTTACCGAACCTTTTACCGTAAAAGCGCCGCCCTGCTGGGCAAATATAGCCGCCGCGGGTAATAACAGTAATACTGTTGATGCAATTTTTTTCATGTTCAAAATTT includes:
- a CDS encoding TlpA disulfide reductase family protein, coding for MKKIASTVLLLLPAAAIFAQQGGAFTVKGSVNKATGQEKAFLLYNNGTTNVTDSATVVNGAFEFKGTVASPVKATLVLAHKGETFEVIRHTRKVDVTRFYAEPATIVLSAADSVAKTTVTGGANNKDNELLTAATKPFADQSQKVEAEENAVPKEKQTPELQKEYEKKYNAIDAEKKKVVAAFIKAHPKSWVSLNALQDVGGYYPEASDLEPVYNILSDELKTSTQGKYYATLIPKLKLVAIGAKAPVFAQNDKDGKAISVESFKGKYLLIDFWASWCGPCRAENPNVVKAYNQFKDKNFTILGVSLDQPTGREKWLAAIEKDGLAWTQVTDLKYWGNEAAALYGVRAIPQNFLLDPEGKIIAKNLEGTDLTNKLTEIFSGKTAVKAPAGTGK